The proteins below come from a single Drosophila suzukii chromosome X, CBGP_Dsuzu_IsoJpt1.0, whole genome shotgun sequence genomic window:
- the Grip gene encoding glutamate receptor-interacting protein 1 isoform X1 — translation MKLWKSKKPIVGCVPGKSAALKQDQQQQQQQQQQDSFNGHHHPPTDTALAPMLSVDRAMSPAQSEDSGLAPERGTTYATITLPRNALHLAITFAERNDLSYPPVVGSLSPVGHAADFLAPGDRLHQIDGISTIGLSNQKVMNMLCAGGSDAGPAIVEIEYSLPEYTVSQNSLCVTSKLAQITVERESGCLGLTLRGGADYPLIVTHVRPHGPVYKTGRIKPGDRLLRVDNVSLIGKTLAEAQQIIKCGGHVSGYTNLTIEYDVSVVQSVEFSMGPLLIEIERPMNDKLGLVLCNYTAAVPASGSGSSTPSSGEKIEESTGVFIASILPASIADRCGALSVGDQVLSIDDTMIEHTAFSPDEVMTILDTSTGRGYTQMQIMPAHALARRGHTALGSPKYSFSTLESRKSSTAGRQRQRFARKSSLPLENPASTPGTTGGSSGGAGLHGSSSLGMGLGLCRAESFPVLLDCSQGAGIILAESGGGTGGTGGSGGGGGAVAIAQILADSVADRSGCIQAGDRIVAINKMYSLDAAAMRQLLEGGSSRSGGNVGTPANWLELEIEFDMPDAVVPSSGVFSVKLLRAGKCGLGLSVSGSSHGGLVISDVKMGSPAHRSGSLRSGDILLAVDQHPVQHFNVDALLKEEGRSPNPNHSSSDFTTLTIKRIVLPDFLPMSSPIYSNCPPSGINLGMGMGVSSSSTDHDLYSSAYVTAGKYADCVSLKSRTPQPDYFRVPSMDDASLQSVQLRSGSGSNGGGQGNGWSTAVNSRSFVAPPNTQSLTTELPEEEDEQEQMYPGYELNRYASVDCTALPPPMENKVYGSAASSSSKSSGSSLHQIIFTVRLEPKGGLLGITLAGSEDITKPITISGLVEGGIAHKNGQIHVGDQLLAIDEHSVQGMPLSHATSLLQNLGDLVDLKILRSHDLANGTHLPQTQAIYAKVQRRPRSPSANTEASKESGNGNASGSGGANGNGNGKPRVFHVTLYKDKVYDDYGFSVSDGLYERGVFINRIRSGGPADMCGLLKPFDRIMQVNEMKTQDFDCCLTVPLIAAAGDKIEMIMQRTE, via the exons ATGAAACTGTGGAAATCGAAGAAGCCCATTGTGGGCTGTGTGCCCGGAAAGTCGGCGGCCCTCAAACAggaccagcagcagcagcaacaacaacagcaacaggaTTCCTTCAACGGACACCATCATCCGCCGACGGACACCGCCTTGGCGCCCATGTTATCCG TGGACCGGGCGATGAGTCCGGCGCAATCGGAGGACTCCGGACTGGCACCGGAAAGGGGAACCACCTACGCCACCATCACTCTGCCACGGAATGCCCTGCATTTGGCCATCACATTCGCAG AACGCAACGATCTGTCATATCCGCCGGTTGTGGGTTCCCTGAGTCCGGTGGGTCATGCGGCGGATTTCCTGGCGCCCGGCGATCGTCTCCATCAGATCGACGGGATCTCGACGATTGGCTTGAGCAATCAGAAGGTGATGAATATGCTCTGCGCTGGAGGATCGGATGCGGGTCCTGCCATCGTGGAAATCGAGTACTCGCTGCCTGAATACA CAGTTTCCCAGAACAGCCTTTGTGTGACCTCGAAGCTGGCGCAGATCACCGTGGAGCGGGAAAGTGGATGCCTGGGTCTGACGTTGAGGGGCGGGGCCGACTATCCGCTGATCGTCACCCATGTGAGGCCCCATGGACCTGTCTATAAGACCGGTCGCATAAAGCCCGGCGATCGGTTGTTGCGCGTCGATAAT gtttcaCTTATTGGCAAAACTTTGGCGGAGGCGCAGCAGATCATCAAGTGCGGCGGTCATGTTTCCGGCTATACCAACCTAACCATCGAATATGATGTTTCGGTTGTGCAGAGCGTTGAGTTCTCGATGGGACCGCTGCTCATTGAGATCGAGCGGCCGATGAACGATAAGTTGGGCCTGGTACTTTGCAACTATACGGCGGCGGTGCCCGCTTCCGGTTCCGGTTCCAGTACACCTTCCAGTGGGGAGAAGATCGAGGAATCGACGGGCGTCTTTATAGCCAGTATCCTGCCCGCTAGCATTGCAGATCG TTGCGGCGCCTTATCCGTCGGCGATCAGGTGCTCTCCATCGACGACACCATGATCGAGCACACCGCCTTCAGTCCCGACGAGGTGATGACCATATTGGACACCAGCACGGGTCGCGGCTACACGCAGATGCAGATCATGCCCGCTCACGCGTTGGCCCGTCGCG GACACACAGCACTGGGCAGTCCCAAGTACAGCTTTAGCACCCTGGAGTCCCGCAAATCCTCGACGGCGGGTCGTCAGCGCCAGCGTTTTGCCCGGAAGAGTTCCCTGCCGCTGGAGAATCCAGCCAGTACTCCGGGAACCACTGGAGGATCGAGTGGTGGCGCTGGCCTCCATGGCAGTAGCAGTTTGGGCATGGGACTGGGTCTTTGCCGCGCAGAGAGCTTTCCCGTGCTCCTCGATTGCAGCCAAGGAGCAGGGATTATCCTGGCCGAATCCGGAGGTGGAACTGGAGGAACTGGTGGATctggcggaggaggaggagctgtGGCCATTGCCCAGATACTGGCGGATTCGGTGGCCGATCGCAGTGGCTGCATTCAGGCAGGAGATCGCATCGTGGCCATCAACAAGATGTACAGTTTGGATGCGGCGGCCATGAGGCAACTGCTCGAGGGAGGATCCAGTCGCAGTGGCGGGAATGTGGGAACGCCGGCCAATTGGCTGGAGCTGGAGATTGAGTTCGATATGCCGGATGCCGTGGTGCCCTCCAGTGGAGTCTTCAGTGTCAAGCTGCTGAGGGCAGGTAAATGTGGACTGGGACTGAGTGTGAGTGGCTCCAGTCATGGAGGCCTGGTCATTTCGGACGTGAAAATGGGAAGTCCAGCGCATCGCAGTGGTTCCCTGCGATCGGGCGATATCCTCCTGGCCGTTGACCAGCATCCAGTGCAGCATTTCAATGTGGACGCACTGCTCAAGGAGGAGGGCAGATCGCCGAATCCCAACCACAGCTCCTCGGACTTCACCACGCTGACAATCAAGCGGATCGTCCTGCCCGACTTCCTACCCATGTCCAGTCCCATCTACAGCAATTGCCCACCCAGTGGCATCAACTTGGGCATGGGCATGGGTGTGTCCTCCAGCAGCACGGATCACGATCTTTATAGCAGCGCCTATGTGACGGCGGGCAAGTATGCGGATTGCGTGTCCCTGAAGTCGAGGACTCCGCAACCGGATTACTTTCGTGTGCCCAGCATGGACGACGCCAGTCTGCAGTCGGTGCAACTGCGATCTGGATCGGGTTCGAATGGAGGCGGTCAGGGTAACGGCTGGTCCACCGCCGTCAACAGCCGATCCTTTGTGGCCCCGCCCAACACGCAGAGCCTGACCACCGAGCTgcccgaggaggaggacgagcAGGAGCAGATGTATCCTGGATACGAACTCAATCGATATGCCAG TGTTGACTGCACCGCCTTGCCGCCACCCATGGAGAACAAGGTCTatggatcggcggccagttcgAGCAGCAAGAGCAGCGGGAGTAGCCTGCACCAGATCATCTTCACGGTGCGCTTGGAACCCAAGGGAGGACTGCTGGGGATTACACTGGCTGGCAGCGAGGATATCACCAAGCCCATCACGATCAGCGGTCTCGTAGAGG GTGGCATTGCCCACAAGAATGGCCAGATCCATGTGGGTGACCAGCTGCTGGCCATCGATGAGCACTCTGTGCAGGGAATGCCCCTTTCGCATGCCACCAGTCTGCTGCAGAACCTCGGTGACCTCGTGGACCTGAAGATCCTCCGAAGTCACGACCTGGCCAATGGCACCCATCTGCCGCAGACGCAGGCCATCTATGCCAAGGTCCAAAGGCGTCCTCGAAGTCCCTCGGCGAATACGGAGGCCAGCAAGGAGTCGGGCAATGGGAATGCCAGCGGAAGTGGTGGCGCCAATGGAAATGGCAACGGAAAGCCCCGGGTCTTCCATGTCACACTCTACAAGGACAAGGTGTACGACGACTATGGTTTCTCGGTTTCCGATGGACTCTACGAGCGAGGCGTCTTTATCAACAGGATTCGCAGCGGTGGTCCCGCCGACATGTGCGGTCTGCTTAAGCCCTTCGATCGCATTATGCAG GTTAATGAAATGAAGACGCAGGACTTCGATTGCTGCCTTACTGTTCCGTTGATCGCCGCCGCTGGCGATAAAATCGAGATGATCATGCAGCGCACCGAGTGA
- the Grip gene encoding glutamate receptor-interacting protein 1 isoform X2, giving the protein MKLWKSKKPIVGCVPGKSAALKQDQQQQQQQQQQDSFNGHHHPPTDTALAPMLSVDRAMSPAQSEDSGLAPERGTTYATITLPRNALHLAITFAERNDLSYPPVVGSLSPVGHAADFLAPGDRLHQIDGISTIGLSNQKVMNMLCAGGSDAGPAIVEIEYSLPEYISQNSLCVTSKLAQITVERESGCLGLTLRGGADYPLIVTHVRPHGPVYKTGRIKPGDRLLRVDNVSLIGKTLAEAQQIIKCGGHVSGYTNLTIEYDVSVVQSVEFSMGPLLIEIERPMNDKLGLVLCNYTAAVPASGSGSSTPSSGEKIEESTGVFIASILPASIADRCGALSVGDQVLSIDDTMIEHTAFSPDEVMTILDTSTGRGYTQMQIMPAHALARRGHTALGSPKYSFSTLESRKSSTAGRQRQRFARKSSLPLENPASTPGTTGGSSGGAGLHGSSSLGMGLGLCRAESFPVLLDCSQGAGIILAESGGGTGGTGGSGGGGGAVAIAQILADSVADRSGCIQAGDRIVAINKMYSLDAAAMRQLLEGGSSRSGGNVGTPANWLELEIEFDMPDAVVPSSGVFSVKLLRAGKCGLGLSVSGSSHGGLVISDVKMGSPAHRSGSLRSGDILLAVDQHPVQHFNVDALLKEEGRSPNPNHSSSDFTTLTIKRIVLPDFLPMSSPIYSNCPPSGINLGMGMGVSSSSTDHDLYSSAYVTAGKYADCVSLKSRTPQPDYFRVPSMDDASLQSVQLRSGSGSNGGGQGNGWSTAVNSRSFVAPPNTQSLTTELPEEEDEQEQMYPGYELNRYASVDCTALPPPMENKVYGSAASSSSKSSGSSLHQIIFTVRLEPKGGLLGITLAGSEDITKPITISGLVEGGIAHKNGQIHVGDQLLAIDEHSVQGMPLSHATSLLQNLGDLVDLKILRSHDLANGTHLPQTQAIYAKVQRRPRSPSANTEASKESGNGNASGSGGANGNGNGKPRVFHVTLYKDKVYDDYGFSVSDGLYERGVFINRIRSGGPADMCGLLKPFDRIMQVNEMKTQDFDCCLTVPLIAAAGDKIEMIMQRTE; this is encoded by the exons ATGAAACTGTGGAAATCGAAGAAGCCCATTGTGGGCTGTGTGCCCGGAAAGTCGGCGGCCCTCAAACAggaccagcagcagcagcaacaacaacagcaacaggaTTCCTTCAACGGACACCATCATCCGCCGACGGACACCGCCTTGGCGCCCATGTTATCCG TGGACCGGGCGATGAGTCCGGCGCAATCGGAGGACTCCGGACTGGCACCGGAAAGGGGAACCACCTACGCCACCATCACTCTGCCACGGAATGCCCTGCATTTGGCCATCACATTCGCAG AACGCAACGATCTGTCATATCCGCCGGTTGTGGGTTCCCTGAGTCCGGTGGGTCATGCGGCGGATTTCCTGGCGCCCGGCGATCGTCTCCATCAGATCGACGGGATCTCGACGATTGGCTTGAGCAATCAGAAGGTGATGAATATGCTCTGCGCTGGAGGATCGGATGCGGGTCCTGCCATCGTGGAAATCGAGTACTCGCTGCCTGAATACA TTTCCCAGAACAGCCTTTGTGTGACCTCGAAGCTGGCGCAGATCACCGTGGAGCGGGAAAGTGGATGCCTGGGTCTGACGTTGAGGGGCGGGGCCGACTATCCGCTGATCGTCACCCATGTGAGGCCCCATGGACCTGTCTATAAGACCGGTCGCATAAAGCCCGGCGATCGGTTGTTGCGCGTCGATAAT gtttcaCTTATTGGCAAAACTTTGGCGGAGGCGCAGCAGATCATCAAGTGCGGCGGTCATGTTTCCGGCTATACCAACCTAACCATCGAATATGATGTTTCGGTTGTGCAGAGCGTTGAGTTCTCGATGGGACCGCTGCTCATTGAGATCGAGCGGCCGATGAACGATAAGTTGGGCCTGGTACTTTGCAACTATACGGCGGCGGTGCCCGCTTCCGGTTCCGGTTCCAGTACACCTTCCAGTGGGGAGAAGATCGAGGAATCGACGGGCGTCTTTATAGCCAGTATCCTGCCCGCTAGCATTGCAGATCG TTGCGGCGCCTTATCCGTCGGCGATCAGGTGCTCTCCATCGACGACACCATGATCGAGCACACCGCCTTCAGTCCCGACGAGGTGATGACCATATTGGACACCAGCACGGGTCGCGGCTACACGCAGATGCAGATCATGCCCGCTCACGCGTTGGCCCGTCGCG GACACACAGCACTGGGCAGTCCCAAGTACAGCTTTAGCACCCTGGAGTCCCGCAAATCCTCGACGGCGGGTCGTCAGCGCCAGCGTTTTGCCCGGAAGAGTTCCCTGCCGCTGGAGAATCCAGCCAGTACTCCGGGAACCACTGGAGGATCGAGTGGTGGCGCTGGCCTCCATGGCAGTAGCAGTTTGGGCATGGGACTGGGTCTTTGCCGCGCAGAGAGCTTTCCCGTGCTCCTCGATTGCAGCCAAGGAGCAGGGATTATCCTGGCCGAATCCGGAGGTGGAACTGGAGGAACTGGTGGATctggcggaggaggaggagctgtGGCCATTGCCCAGATACTGGCGGATTCGGTGGCCGATCGCAGTGGCTGCATTCAGGCAGGAGATCGCATCGTGGCCATCAACAAGATGTACAGTTTGGATGCGGCGGCCATGAGGCAACTGCTCGAGGGAGGATCCAGTCGCAGTGGCGGGAATGTGGGAACGCCGGCCAATTGGCTGGAGCTGGAGATTGAGTTCGATATGCCGGATGCCGTGGTGCCCTCCAGTGGAGTCTTCAGTGTCAAGCTGCTGAGGGCAGGTAAATGTGGACTGGGACTGAGTGTGAGTGGCTCCAGTCATGGAGGCCTGGTCATTTCGGACGTGAAAATGGGAAGTCCAGCGCATCGCAGTGGTTCCCTGCGATCGGGCGATATCCTCCTGGCCGTTGACCAGCATCCAGTGCAGCATTTCAATGTGGACGCACTGCTCAAGGAGGAGGGCAGATCGCCGAATCCCAACCACAGCTCCTCGGACTTCACCACGCTGACAATCAAGCGGATCGTCCTGCCCGACTTCCTACCCATGTCCAGTCCCATCTACAGCAATTGCCCACCCAGTGGCATCAACTTGGGCATGGGCATGGGTGTGTCCTCCAGCAGCACGGATCACGATCTTTATAGCAGCGCCTATGTGACGGCGGGCAAGTATGCGGATTGCGTGTCCCTGAAGTCGAGGACTCCGCAACCGGATTACTTTCGTGTGCCCAGCATGGACGACGCCAGTCTGCAGTCGGTGCAACTGCGATCTGGATCGGGTTCGAATGGAGGCGGTCAGGGTAACGGCTGGTCCACCGCCGTCAACAGCCGATCCTTTGTGGCCCCGCCCAACACGCAGAGCCTGACCACCGAGCTgcccgaggaggaggacgagcAGGAGCAGATGTATCCTGGATACGAACTCAATCGATATGCCAG TGTTGACTGCACCGCCTTGCCGCCACCCATGGAGAACAAGGTCTatggatcggcggccagttcgAGCAGCAAGAGCAGCGGGAGTAGCCTGCACCAGATCATCTTCACGGTGCGCTTGGAACCCAAGGGAGGACTGCTGGGGATTACACTGGCTGGCAGCGAGGATATCACCAAGCCCATCACGATCAGCGGTCTCGTAGAGG GTGGCATTGCCCACAAGAATGGCCAGATCCATGTGGGTGACCAGCTGCTGGCCATCGATGAGCACTCTGTGCAGGGAATGCCCCTTTCGCATGCCACCAGTCTGCTGCAGAACCTCGGTGACCTCGTGGACCTGAAGATCCTCCGAAGTCACGACCTGGCCAATGGCACCCATCTGCCGCAGACGCAGGCCATCTATGCCAAGGTCCAAAGGCGTCCTCGAAGTCCCTCGGCGAATACGGAGGCCAGCAAGGAGTCGGGCAATGGGAATGCCAGCGGAAGTGGTGGCGCCAATGGAAATGGCAACGGAAAGCCCCGGGTCTTCCATGTCACACTCTACAAGGACAAGGTGTACGACGACTATGGTTTCTCGGTTTCCGATGGACTCTACGAGCGAGGCGTCTTTATCAACAGGATTCGCAGCGGTGGTCCCGCCGACATGTGCGGTCTGCTTAAGCCCTTCGATCGCATTATGCAG GTTAATGAAATGAAGACGCAGGACTTCGATTGCTGCCTTACTGTTCCGTTGATCGCCGCCGCTGGCGATAAAATCGAGATGATCATGCAGCGCACCGAGTGA
- the Grip gene encoding glutamate receptor-interacting protein 1 isoform X3, which yields MNMLCAGGSDAGPAIVEIEYSLPEYTVSQNSLCVTSKLAQITVERESGCLGLTLRGGADYPLIVTHVRPHGPVYKTGRIKPGDRLLRVDNVSLIGKTLAEAQQIIKCGGHVSGYTNLTIEYDVSVVQSVEFSMGPLLIEIERPMNDKLGLVLCNYTAAVPASGSGSSTPSSGEKIEESTGVFIASILPASIADRCGALSVGDQVLSIDDTMIEHTAFSPDEVMTILDTSTGRGYTQMQIMPAHALARRGHTALGSPKYSFSTLESRKSSTAGRQRQRFARKSSLPLENPASTPGTTGGSSGGAGLHGSSSLGMGLGLCRAESFPVLLDCSQGAGIILAESGGGTGGTGGSGGGGGAVAIAQILADSVADRSGCIQAGDRIVAINKMYSLDAAAMRQLLEGGSSRSGGNVGTPANWLELEIEFDMPDAVVPSSGVFSVKLLRAGKCGLGLSVSGSSHGGLVISDVKMGSPAHRSGSLRSGDILLAVDQHPVQHFNVDALLKEEGRSPNPNHSSSDFTTLTIKRIVLPDFLPMSSPIYSNCPPSGINLGMGMGVSSSSTDHDLYSSAYVTAGKYADCVSLKSRTPQPDYFRVPSMDDASLQSVQLRSGSGSNGGGQGNGWSTAVNSRSFVAPPNTQSLTTELPEEEDEQEQMYPGYELNRYASVDCTALPPPMENKVYGSAASSSSKSSGSSLHQIIFTVRLEPKGGLLGITLAGSEDITKPITISGLVEGGIAHKNGQIHVGDQLLAIDEHSVQGMPLSHATSLLQNLGDLVDLKILRSHDLANGTHLPQTQAIYAKVQRRPRSPSANTEASKESGNGNASGSGGANGNGNGKPRVFHVTLYKDKVYDDYGFSVSDGLYERGVFINRIRSGGPADMCGLLKPFDRIMQVNEMKTQDFDCCLTVPLIAAAGDKIEMIMQRTE from the exons ATGAATATGCTCTGCGCTGGAGGATCGGATGCGGGTCCTGCCATCGTGGAAATCGAGTACTCGCTGCCTGAATACA CAGTTTCCCAGAACAGCCTTTGTGTGACCTCGAAGCTGGCGCAGATCACCGTGGAGCGGGAAAGTGGATGCCTGGGTCTGACGTTGAGGGGCGGGGCCGACTATCCGCTGATCGTCACCCATGTGAGGCCCCATGGACCTGTCTATAAGACCGGTCGCATAAAGCCCGGCGATCGGTTGTTGCGCGTCGATAAT gtttcaCTTATTGGCAAAACTTTGGCGGAGGCGCAGCAGATCATCAAGTGCGGCGGTCATGTTTCCGGCTATACCAACCTAACCATCGAATATGATGTTTCGGTTGTGCAGAGCGTTGAGTTCTCGATGGGACCGCTGCTCATTGAGATCGAGCGGCCGATGAACGATAAGTTGGGCCTGGTACTTTGCAACTATACGGCGGCGGTGCCCGCTTCCGGTTCCGGTTCCAGTACACCTTCCAGTGGGGAGAAGATCGAGGAATCGACGGGCGTCTTTATAGCCAGTATCCTGCCCGCTAGCATTGCAGATCG TTGCGGCGCCTTATCCGTCGGCGATCAGGTGCTCTCCATCGACGACACCATGATCGAGCACACCGCCTTCAGTCCCGACGAGGTGATGACCATATTGGACACCAGCACGGGTCGCGGCTACACGCAGATGCAGATCATGCCCGCTCACGCGTTGGCCCGTCGCG GACACACAGCACTGGGCAGTCCCAAGTACAGCTTTAGCACCCTGGAGTCCCGCAAATCCTCGACGGCGGGTCGTCAGCGCCAGCGTTTTGCCCGGAAGAGTTCCCTGCCGCTGGAGAATCCAGCCAGTACTCCGGGAACCACTGGAGGATCGAGTGGTGGCGCTGGCCTCCATGGCAGTAGCAGTTTGGGCATGGGACTGGGTCTTTGCCGCGCAGAGAGCTTTCCCGTGCTCCTCGATTGCAGCCAAGGAGCAGGGATTATCCTGGCCGAATCCGGAGGTGGAACTGGAGGAACTGGTGGATctggcggaggaggaggagctgtGGCCATTGCCCAGATACTGGCGGATTCGGTGGCCGATCGCAGTGGCTGCATTCAGGCAGGAGATCGCATCGTGGCCATCAACAAGATGTACAGTTTGGATGCGGCGGCCATGAGGCAACTGCTCGAGGGAGGATCCAGTCGCAGTGGCGGGAATGTGGGAACGCCGGCCAATTGGCTGGAGCTGGAGATTGAGTTCGATATGCCGGATGCCGTGGTGCCCTCCAGTGGAGTCTTCAGTGTCAAGCTGCTGAGGGCAGGTAAATGTGGACTGGGACTGAGTGTGAGTGGCTCCAGTCATGGAGGCCTGGTCATTTCGGACGTGAAAATGGGAAGTCCAGCGCATCGCAGTGGTTCCCTGCGATCGGGCGATATCCTCCTGGCCGTTGACCAGCATCCAGTGCAGCATTTCAATGTGGACGCACTGCTCAAGGAGGAGGGCAGATCGCCGAATCCCAACCACAGCTCCTCGGACTTCACCACGCTGACAATCAAGCGGATCGTCCTGCCCGACTTCCTACCCATGTCCAGTCCCATCTACAGCAATTGCCCACCCAGTGGCATCAACTTGGGCATGGGCATGGGTGTGTCCTCCAGCAGCACGGATCACGATCTTTATAGCAGCGCCTATGTGACGGCGGGCAAGTATGCGGATTGCGTGTCCCTGAAGTCGAGGACTCCGCAACCGGATTACTTTCGTGTGCCCAGCATGGACGACGCCAGTCTGCAGTCGGTGCAACTGCGATCTGGATCGGGTTCGAATGGAGGCGGTCAGGGTAACGGCTGGTCCACCGCCGTCAACAGCCGATCCTTTGTGGCCCCGCCCAACACGCAGAGCCTGACCACCGAGCTgcccgaggaggaggacgagcAGGAGCAGATGTATCCTGGATACGAACTCAATCGATATGCCAG TGTTGACTGCACCGCCTTGCCGCCACCCATGGAGAACAAGGTCTatggatcggcggccagttcgAGCAGCAAGAGCAGCGGGAGTAGCCTGCACCAGATCATCTTCACGGTGCGCTTGGAACCCAAGGGAGGACTGCTGGGGATTACACTGGCTGGCAGCGAGGATATCACCAAGCCCATCACGATCAGCGGTCTCGTAGAGG GTGGCATTGCCCACAAGAATGGCCAGATCCATGTGGGTGACCAGCTGCTGGCCATCGATGAGCACTCTGTGCAGGGAATGCCCCTTTCGCATGCCACCAGTCTGCTGCAGAACCTCGGTGACCTCGTGGACCTGAAGATCCTCCGAAGTCACGACCTGGCCAATGGCACCCATCTGCCGCAGACGCAGGCCATCTATGCCAAGGTCCAAAGGCGTCCTCGAAGTCCCTCGGCGAATACGGAGGCCAGCAAGGAGTCGGGCAATGGGAATGCCAGCGGAAGTGGTGGCGCCAATGGAAATGGCAACGGAAAGCCCCGGGTCTTCCATGTCACACTCTACAAGGACAAGGTGTACGACGACTATGGTTTCTCGGTTTCCGATGGACTCTACGAGCGAGGCGTCTTTATCAACAGGATTCGCAGCGGTGGTCCCGCCGACATGTGCGGTCTGCTTAAGCCCTTCGATCGCATTATGCAG GTTAATGAAATGAAGACGCAGGACTTCGATTGCTGCCTTACTGTTCCGTTGATCGCCGCCGCTGGCGATAAAATCGAGATGATCATGCAGCGCACCGAGTGA
- the LOC108011169 gene encoding pancreatic triacylglycerol lipase encodes MYVANTTGGLMLQTMLYLANQTSRAAVNTLVDLPPAPKSDINEVKCFGVYGCFPINGPWNTVTRSINVHPQKPSEIEPHFTLHLRKELDQPKYLDLNDPDAIQSMGMDPKGKIFLIVHGYLESGEIPWMWDMAKVLLAHEPEGHAAVFLIDWGGGASPPYVQAVANIRLVGAITAHVVHMLYEELRLPNLDNVHIIGHSLGAHLSGYAGYHLQHDFGLKPARITGLDPAAPLFTDTDPIVRLDKTDAHFVDVVHTDANPLMKGGLGINMRLGHVDFFPNGGFDNPGCNKKFQDVVKKKTLFLTMQEFLGCNHIRSQQYFTESIGSQCPFLGITCDSFESFKDTKCTSCEEPGHTCLRMGYHSQEDYQEQVEMGQLQQGDSPGVFYLWTGDSKPFCRLHYRITVRVSGHDESTLHGGEVGILSIQLHDALQKKGAKKERAATEMMKFSTKAMYFEPGYEYKALVAGRNLQEPEYATVNWEYPTNILNPLTWRILSAPRIYLEYILIEAMESSELYLKLCPQHEGSILAGAENVLRSSYCKD; translated from the exons ATGTACGTGGCCAACACCACCGGCGGCTTGATGCTGCAGACCATGTTGTACCTGGCCAATCAGACCAGTCGGGCGGCCGTCAACACCCTGGTCGATCTGCCACCGGCCCCTAAAAGCG ACATCAACGAGGTGAAGTGCTTTGGGGTCTACGGCTGCTTCCCAATCAATGGGCCATGGAATACTGTGACGCGTTCGATAAATGTGCATCCGCAGAAACCCTCGGAGATCGAGCCCCATTTCACGTTGCACTTGCGAAAGGAACTGGATCAACCAAAGTATCTGGACCTCAACGATCCGGACGCCATTCAGAGCATGGGAATGGATCCGAAGGGCAAGATCTTCCTGATAGTCCACGGATATCTGGAGTCCGGTGAGATTCCCTGGATGTGGGACATGGCCAAGGTCCTGCTGGCCCACGAACCGGAGGGTCATGCAGCAGTGTTCCTGATCGATTGGGGCGGTGGTGCCAGTCCGCCGTACGTCCAGGCGGTGGCCAATATCCGACTGGTGGGCGCCATCACCGCCCATGTGGTGCACATGCTGTACGAGGAGCTGCGTCTTCCGAATCTGGATAATGTTCACATTATTGGACACTCACTGGGTGCTCATCTGTCTGGTTATGCCGGGTATCACCTGCAGCACGACTTTGGCCTGAAGCCGGCCAGAATTACGGGTCTAGATCCGGCTGCTCCCCTTTTCACGGACACCGATCCCATCGTTCGGCTGGACAAGACCGATGCCCACTTCGTGGACGTTGTGCACACGGATGCCAATCCCCTGATGAAGGGTGGACTGGGCATTAATATGCGGCTGGGTCACGTCGACTTCTTTCCCAACGGCGGTTTCGATAATCCCGGCTGCAACAAGAAGTTCCAGGAtgtggtgaaaaagaagacgcTCTTCCTGACCATGCAGGAGTTCCTCGGCTGCAATCACATCCGCAGCCAGCAGTATTTCACGGAGAGCATCGGTTCGCAGTGCCCTTTCCTTGGAATAACTTGTGATTCCTTTGAG AGCTTCAAGGACACGAAGTGCACGAGCTGCGAGGAGCCGGGCCACACGTGCTTGCGAATGGGTTACCATAGCCAGGAGGACTACCAGGAACAGGTAGAAATGGGTCAGCTGCAGCAGGGAGATTCACCAGGAGTCTTCTATCTTTGGACCGGCGATAGTAAGCCCTTCTGCCGGCTGCACTACAGGATTACGGTGCGGGTTTCCGGACACGATGAGAGTACTCTTCACGGCGGCGAGGTGGGCATTCTGTCCATTCAACTCCACGATGCCCTGCAAAAGAAGGGGGCCAAGAAAGAGCGAGCCGCCACGGAGATGATGAAGTTCTCCACGAAAGCTATGTACTTCGAGCCGGGCTATGAGTACAAAGCCCTTGTGGCCGGACGGAATCTCCAGGAGCCGGAATATGCCACCGTCAACTGGGAGTATCCCACAAACATACTGAATCCACTCACTTGGCGCATCCTTTCTGCGCCACGAATCTATTTGGAGTACATCCTCATCGAGGCCATGGAGTCCAGTGAGCTATACCTGAAATTGTGTCCCCAGCACGAAGGATCCATTCTCGCGGGCGCCGAAAACGTGCTGCGCTCCAGTTATTGCAAGGATTAA